GCTTGAATATAAGCCTCGTCAGGTAGATATCAACGGTAGGCAGTCTCATGTTGTCACTGATATGAATCTCCCTTTTGATTTTTGTTTTTTATATGATTTTGAGAATGAAAGAGGAGAAAATCTCAAATATCTGGATAATTATATTAATCAGATGGTCAAAACTATTCATCTTCAGCTTTTTTCTCCTATCAGCGGTCCTTCATTTTCCGAAGAAGATAACTTCATTCTTGGATTGGTTAGCGAAAACGGGCTTAATCGTTACTGTGGAGCAGGTGTTGCTTCACTCGTTTATCCTTACGATAAACTTGTCAGATATTGCGCTCTGCGTTGGGCTGATGAAAGCTTTACCAGCGAATGGCTGAGGCTTGATAAAGAGTACGACGAAGAGCTTGAGCAATACGAAAGAGACAGGCAAGCCGGGGTAAACGGTGAGCGTCCTAAAATTGGAAAGAGATATATCTCTCTTGTTGATAATTATGCAAAGGACAATAATCCTGATCCATTCTTTTTAAGTATACATGATGCTGTTCATATTCCAGGTGCGAGAGCAGTAGATATAAAGCCCCGTTCACAGTTATTTCTTGAGAATGTAGAGAAGCTGATTGAGCAGATTGTTAAGGATGATGTGGATCTTAATTATATGGAGCAGGAATGTATCCTTGATGATGGCCGACTTAAAAAAATCGATGATGCTGTCTCTGAAGTTGAGGATATGGAGGGACATCTTCTAGCTTATCAGCGTCAGGTTTTTGTTTCAGTACGTAGTCATAAAAGTTTCATTATCAATCAAGCTATAAGAAGTGGATATGATAAAGTAAGTACTTCAGAATATAATCTGAGTTATTGGATGCTCAAACGACCGACGCCTCTTCATCCAGTTGCAGTACGTTATGTCTTGTACAGTTTGGAGGATAAGCTGGATTCCAATCTGAAAAAAATTCGTGAAGAAATCAGTGCTGTTGAAAAAAGTATCGATAACTATAAACAAGCTTATAATCTGAGTTCCAGAAGAGATGTTGTTGAAACAATTGAAGACAGGTTCATGGCTATTGAAAAAGGGTCGTGGTTTTCAAGAGTCTTCGGTGGCAAGTTAAAACTTTTAATTAATGAGTACAAAGAAAAGTCCTCCAGACAGCTCAATGCGCTTAATGTATATAGATTAATAAAGCTTAAGGAACTGGTTTATGAAGAGTTATTAAGCTGTGTGCGTGATCTTTTAAGAGACTGGAAAGATTATTTTGATCAGTTGCGCTCTATTAGAATCGGTTTGCAAAAAGAACTTAGAGATTGTGCGAATGAGAATGAACGTAATCAAGATTCAATGAATGTTTATATACTTGCATCTGTAGAAGATAAGGAAAGTATGTGGAATGAATTACGTACTTCAGTTGCAAGAAGCAGTGAGTTGCCTCCTGATTTCCTAGAGAAAATTTATGACGATAGGTACAAAAGATTTTGTGATAATCATTTCGGTGCGAACCGGGAAAGATACTCTAGAGGCAAAAATTTCGGAGAAGAGATTGTCTCATGGTGTGAAACTGAAATCAAAAGGTCAGGCCGCTTAAGCTATAACATCCTCGACGCCATTACTGAAGAAGCCCGCTCCAGAAATATTGATAATGATGCCCATTTAAAAGAACGGATTGCAACTTTGGGTCGCCTTGCTTCGCCTTTCGTGCCTGAAATTTCAAAAGGACAAGTTCAAAATCAGGAGTATTGGGGAATTAATTCCAGTACGCTCAGCAGCTATTCAGAAGATTGGATTAAAGACAATTTCGGAGGAGTCAGCAGGCTTGTGCGTGACGATTCTTTTTCAGAAACTGAACTGATTAGGTACACTGCTAGATATGGCTACCTAGCCTCTGATTTTACCAAATTTAAAGCTTCTGCACCGGGGTCAAGTATGGGAGATGGTTCATACCATACGGCCTATATGCGTAGAATTAAAAAGATTGTTGCCGGTGGAGAAGCTGTTACCCCACATTTAGATAAACGTTGGCATCTCCCTGCATACATGACTGATCTTAATAGTATTACAGGAGAAGGTGATCTTAAGATGAGCGATGAAGCGTTCTTGCTCGGGTTAGTCTTTAAGCGCTTTGTAAATCGGACTGAAGGTCGAAGATCACTATGGGAATGTCATACAGAAGATAGTGTTGGAAATGAGACTATTAAGCTGGTTTACAAGGGGGGGGCACCTGTCGTCGGCGGTTTGTATGATTTATATGAGGCTCTCCCCCATAACCCTGGATTGGTTAATTCGATATCAGATTGGGCTAATGCAGAAATAATCAAACTTCCTTCCGAACGTTCAAAAAATAATGGGGAAATTTCTTTCAGTAAACGAAATGTCCAAATCGGCAAAAAGAAAGTCACTATTCTGGATGCTATAGCAAGTTTTGTAAGTGAAAGGCCCACAATGGCTGAAGCTGAGCTTGAAAAAATAACCGTAAACCTTATCGGTATCCTGTTTGATTTGATTCTAAATGCAAAAGAATCCAAGAACGGCAAAACATCCCAACTCAAAAATGCGTCAGAAACTCTACAGGAAATTAATGATCTTTTACTAAACTCATCAATTTACTCTGAGTTTATATCTGATGGTACTCGTCTAGCTCGAAACTGGAATGTAAAGGTTCAAAGTTATGAGAAAAGTTTAGAGAACTTCCTTTAGCGCTGATATTTGTTTGGGCTTATATACAAGACATCTTATTCAAGAATAAAGGGGACTGTCTGTGCATACTGTTGTGCTTGATTTGTATGGTGAGATACCATCTATGGCTGAATTCAAACCCTTTTTGTATCCGTTATTGTCTTCCAAAGAACTTAAATTGTTTTGGGAAGAACGTAACTCTGAAAACCCAGTTAACTACGAACTCAGCTATAGAAAGCTCTTGCAGCATTTGCGCAGGTTCTCTGTAAATAATTGGCATCTGATAATTGTGCTTGGTGTTTCGGAAGAGACTAGCAGTTATGATGAAAACGAGAATTTATGTGCAGGCTCACTTGCTGACCAAATTACAAAAGTTCAAAACTCTTTGATTGCGCGTCTCAGCGGTAAAATGGTCCCTATGCGTGTAAGTTATATTGTCGTTGACCCTCTCAGTCGTCAGGGACATACAAATGCTCCTATTGATAAGAAAGATAAGTCCTATCTGCATTGGGAAATGGATACTTGCGGTTACACTTCATCAAATAATATTCCATGTACTTTTCGTGAGCAGGACATCAAGGATCTTGAAGAATTAAAAGCTGATATAGATTTTAGTAAAGAGACAACAAGTGAAGGTTTTGGAGGGCTGAGCAGTGATTTGCGAGATACGCTAACAGCTTGTTGTGAAAAATATATTGAGTGTGTTTCTTCTGCTGTCTGCAGGGTCGCTTGTGAGTTGGAAGATCAGTTGGCAGCAAGTCGGGGTGTGAATATATATTCACGCGATAAAGAATATCTATCCATTAAAAAAGCGTTAGCTATTGAGACTAATTTTGAAGAAACTCTCTGGTCCAGAATACAACTTGATCCTGAATCTGTGAACAGTCTCAGGCCGGAAATAATCTTTAAAGAGCTTTTATATGATTATTATAGTGTTAACGGAATTATGAATGAAAGAAGTTGCTGTGTCAGAGTACGGCAGGCTGATTTTAGTGCTCCACGGCATGATTCAATACAGTTTAGAGTTGGAATTATGATTCTTCTGCTTCATGAAATAGGGGATGACGGCAACATGCTGGGTGCAAAAAGTTTTCTCGCTTTAGGAAATAGTATTGATGTTAACACTGAATTGGCCGGCAATATGATTGATCGCTACTTGCATGCGCTCGAAGTCGCTAAGGACTCAGTAAAAATTGATAGTACGCGTGCTATACAGGGAAGCTTCACTTTGCAGCGTACTCCTGAAGTTCATTTGGAAGAACCTAAAGTTCTAGAGCTTCCTGTATTCCCCACAACTATTTCTTTCGTGGATTGGAAGGCTTGGTGGGAAGAAGTAAATTCTTCTTTAGCCTATGAGAAGGATCAATATAAAAAATTAGATAAGGAAAATGTTTTTTTACTTAAACGAGCTAATAAAA
This sequence is a window from Desulfovibrio sp. UCD-KL4C. Protein-coding genes within it:
- a CDS encoding tubulin-like doman-containing protein, with product MDFNTVPTLLIGLGGIGSQVVDMIYGKIPSSMHDRIAVHAFDTNINDIEKCFNLRNLITQTSTNWTVGNYLEIADSSVNEWFPSDIRELKRKLLTDGAGQVRCVSRLAYRASIDDGKLEKLRSQIRDIFQARGDRAMPSVRVMIVTSLGGGTGSGIFLQTAMYVRDILTHEFHKNAVLVRGAFLLPDPLIQSGVLDKNHHENVRANAYASLKELNAITINAGSDSNKHNGATIELEYKPRQVDINGRQSHVVTDMNLPFDFCFLYDFENERGENLKYLDNYINQMVKTIHLQLFSPISGPSFSEEDNFILGLVSENGLNRYCGAGVASLVYPYDKLVRYCALRWADESFTSEWLRLDKEYDEELEQYERDRQAGVNGERPKIGKRYISLVDNYAKDNNPDPFFLSIHDAVHIPGARAVDIKPRSQLFLENVEKLIEQIVKDDVDLNYMEQECILDDGRLKKIDDAVSEVEDMEGHLLAYQRQVFVSVRSHKSFIINQAIRSGYDKVSTSEYNLSYWMLKRPTPLHPVAVRYVLYSLEDKLDSNLKKIREEISAVEKSIDNYKQAYNLSSRRDVVETIEDRFMAIEKGSWFSRVFGGKLKLLINEYKEKSSRQLNALNVYRLIKLKELVYEELLSCVRDLLRDWKDYFDQLRSIRIGLQKELRDCANENERNQDSMNVYILASVEDKESMWNELRTSVARSSELPPDFLEKIYDDRYKRFCDNHFGANRERYSRGKNFGEEIVSWCETEIKRSGRLSYNILDAITEEARSRNIDNDAHLKERIATLGRLASPFVPEISKGQVQNQEYWGINSSTLSSYSEDWIKDNFGGVSRLVRDDSFSETELIRYTARYGYLASDFTKFKASAPGSSMGDGSYHTAYMRRIKKIVAGGEAVTPHLDKRWHLPAYMTDLNSITGEGDLKMSDEAFLLGLVFKRFVNRTEGRRSLWECHTEDSVGNETIKLVYKGGAPVVGGLYDLYEALPHNPGLVNSISDWANAEIIKLPSERSKNNGEISFSKRNVQIGKKKVTILDAIASFVSERPTMAEAELEKITVNLIGILFDLILNAKESKNGKTSQLKNASETLQEINDLLLNSSIYSEFISDGTRLARNWNVKVQSYEKSLENFL